Proteins encoded within one genomic window of Komagataella phaffii GS115 chromosome 3, complete sequence:
- a CDS encoding Methionine aminopeptidase, with amino-acid sequence MIHSCASAECSKATESTLKCPLCLKQGQIQYFCNQKCFKNGWKIHKAVHAKDGDIDGSYNPFPNFAYTGELRPAYPLSVRREVPENITLPDYALDGVPVSEIKNNRMNKINLVTEPEDLAKLKNVCRLAREVLDAAAASIKPGVTTDEIDEIVHSETIKREAYPSPLNYFNFPKSVCTSVNEVICHGIPDRRPLQDGDIVNLDVTLYKDGFHADLNETYYVGEKAKTNKDLVNLVETTREALAEAIRLVKPGMPFRQIGTVIENYVTERGCETVRSYTGHGINTLFHTEPTIPHYARNKAVGVAKPGVVFTIEPMLTLGTHRDVVWPDNWTAVTADGGPSAQFEHTLLVTEDGVEILTGRTETSPGGAISRL; translated from the coding sequence aTGATTCACAGCTGTGCTAGTGCTGAGTGCTCAAAAGCGACTGAATCTACCTTAAAATGTCCCTTGTGTCTAAAACAAGGTCAGAtccaatatttttgtaACCAAAAATGTTTCAAGAATGGATGGAAGATCCACAAAGCGGTTCACGCCAAAGATGGTGATATAGATGGTTCGTACAACCCCTTTCCCAACTTTGCCTACACCGGTGAGCTCAGACCAGCATATCCCTTGTCTGTGAGACGAGAGGTTCCAGAGAACATTACTCTCCCAGATTATGCTCTTGATGGAGTACCAGTCTcagaaatcaaaaataacagaatgaacaagatcaatttGGTAACGGAGCCAGAAGACCTGGCCAAGCTAAAAAATGTTTGCCGTTTAGCACGAGAGGTTCTAGATGCTGCGGCTGCATCTATCAAACCAGGAGTTACCACTGATGAGATAGATGAAATCGTTCATAGTGAAACAATCAAGAGAGAAGCATACCCCTCCCCTTTAAATTACTTCAATTTTCCCAAATCTGTTTGCACATCCGTTAATGAAGTCATCTGCCACGGTATACCTGATCGTAGACCGCTCCAGGATGGTGACATCGTGAACCTGGATGTTACCCTTTATAAAGATGGATTTCATGCAGATCTGAATGAAACGTACTATGTTGGAGAGAAGGCCAAGACTAACAAAGATCTGGTCAACCTCGTCGAGACAACCAGAGAAGCTCTTGCTGAAGCTATCCGTTTAGTGAAACCCGGCATGCCGTTCCGTCAAATTGGTACTGTTATCGAAAACTATGTGACTGAAAGAGGCTGTGAAACTGTTCGTTCTTACACTGGTCATGGTATCAATACTTTGTTCCACACTGAACCAACCATTCCGCATTACGCTCGTAACAAAGCTGTTGGAGTAGCCAAACCAGGAGTGGTATTCACTATCGAACCAATGTTGACTCTGGGCACTCATCGTGACGTGGTTTGGCCCGACAACTGGACCGCCGTTACCGCTGATGGAGGACCAAGTGCCCAATTTGAACATACCCTTTTGGTTACGGAAGATGGTGTGGAGATTCTCACTGGCAGAACGGAAACTTCGCCAGGCGGTGCCATCTCAAGACTATAA
- a CDS encoding Subunit of RAVE (Rav1p, Rav2p, Skp1p) → MSCRVFVPYGITETDPKLISKSNKEKEGPWFIENIILRQIPSIQETLVSCKDMIVDESNEIKLPISSRNSDVIKGVIIRKQCEIVGINLILKGFPVKHLELKANERVVIPQLNDGVHEIDQALISIDRLFQLYSDGTHFERYLDVLTEFHGHIKLAKDSLKLPSPDYLFPRYRNVKALEPELPVSMSLDFYINNGDICLEINKLHQSHAVPWSIIVNKTKRQSFVDVVRTQISKNREDSINEIVDMEYKKLLRWLDSESGTAIEDDNNHHKKSLQGRGVGGVLSGLFFNGGSSFRNCNKYLQNYLTYLDNDNQPIVVMVEEKFEVLSSDPILISTSTKLETLERVVEKMIENFQVVNYKDNR, encoded by the coding sequence ATGAGCTGTAGAGTTTTCGTTCCTTACGGAATAACAGAGACTGATCCCAAATTGATCAGCAAATCtaacaaagaaaaggaggGTCCATGGTTTATTGAGAATATAATTTTGAGACAAATTCCATCAATTCAGGAGACACTGGTATCCTGTAAAGATATGATAGTTGATGAGAGCAACGAGATAAAGTTACCTATTTCATCCAGAAACTCTGATGTAATCAAAGGAGTTATTATCAGAAAACAGTGTGAGATAGTAGGAATCaacttgattttgaagGGCTTTCCCGTTAAGCATTTGGAGTTGAAAGCTAATGAGAGAGTTGTTATTCCTCAGTTGAATGACGGAGTGCATGAAATCGATCAGGCATTGATTAGTATCGACCGTTTGTTTCAACTTTATAGTGATGGAACTCACTTTGAACGCTACTTGGATGTTTTAACTGAGTTTCATGGACATATCAAACTAGCTAAGGATAGCTTGAAACTGCCATCACCAGATTATTTGTTCCCTCGATACAGAAACGTAAAAGCTTTGGAGCCAGAACTTCCAGTTAGCATGTCCTTAGACTTTTACATCAATAATGGAGATATATGTCTGGAAATCAACAAGTTGCATCAATCCCACGCCGTCCCTTGGAGCATTATTGTCAACAAGACCAAAAGACaaagttttgttgatgttgtCAGAACTCAAATTAGCAAAAATCGGGAAGACTCCATAAATGAGATTGTAGACATGGAGTACAAGAAGCTACTAAGGTGGCTTGATAGTGAGAGTGGCACTGCTATCGAAGATGACAATAATCATCACAAGAAGTCATTACAGGGAAGAGGTGTTGGCGGAGTGCTTAGCggtcttttcttcaatggaggGTCCAGTTTCAGAAATTGCAATAAGTATTTGCAGAATTATTTGACGTATTTGGACAACGATAACCAACCAATTGTTGTTATGGTGgaggaaaagtttgaagttctGAGCTCAGACCCTATCCTTATTAGTACAAGTACAAAGTTGGAGACCCTGGAGCGCGTAGTTGAAAAGATGATAGAAAATTTCCAGGTGGTCAACTATAAAGATAACAGATAA
- a CDS encoding Catalytic epsilon subunit of the translation initiation factor eIF2B: protein MPPKNKKQKEIVQDERLQAIILTDSYQTRFEPVSSQSPRCLLPLANVPLIEYTLEFLANSGVDEVYVMCRSHASQIQDYLEKSKWSQRNSPFKVQTVLSLESRSVGDAMRDLDNRGLITGDFVLISGDVVTNMSLEPVLKTHRQRRSQDKDHMLTMVLMEASPYHRSRSNTEPATFMVDRATGKCLYYEQIGGAKKAVSIDPELLTGIDKFEIRNDLVDCHVDICAPQVPLIFQENFDYQELRNDFVRGILASDILQKTVYAHITNQYAARVESWSTYHAISQDIMERWTYPVAPESNVIDGTSYIHVGEHIYKENDVILAQTSRLQRCVVIGGGSFVGAETNIVCSCVGKNVRIGEGVQLKNSYIWDDVVLENGVEATGAVVASGAIIRAGAKLLPGAIVGFNEEVPAGAEVAASESKMPQLKFSESAAHDDGLFDLSDTSITSLPGTGSRRKGRTLSTTSYYSEFDSDADGLRDEDDFDKEAMATVTRSMENNHDLDTALLELNTLRMSMNVSYHELRLATTKALLARIEHFVATQTLSLTEATNKIFRKWGLLFRRQVFETEEQIDLLNVLQQQCLELENRSDAASILMRALYILYDEDIVEEDQIYAWWDAPESNASEELIEVKAPAGKWVQWLREAEEESD, encoded by the coding sequence ATGCCtccaaagaacaagaaacaaaaggaGATAGTTCAGGATGAACGTTTGCAGGCCATTATACTGACGGATTCCTATCAAACAAGATTTGAACCAGTCTCCTCGCAAAGCCCCAGATGTTTGCTTCCTTTGGCTAACGTCCCTCTCATAGAGTACACATTGGAGTTTTTAGCAAATTCAGGTGTTGATGAAGTATATGTAATGTGCAGATCGCATGCTTCACAAATTCAAGAttatttggaaaaatcaaagtggagccaaagaaattcaCCTTTCAAGGTTCAAACTGTGCTCTCATTGGAGTCCAGATCGGTCGGTGATGCAATGCGAGACTTAGATAACCGAGGACTAATAACGGGAGATTTTGTACTGATCAGCGGTGACGTCGTTACAAATATGTCTTTGGAGCCAGTGCTCAAGACTCATAGACAACGCAGATCCCAGGATAAAGACCATATGTTAACAATGGTTTTGATGGAAGCGTCCCCCTATCACAGATCCAGATCTAACACTGAACCGGCTACTTTCATGGTAGACAGAGCCACTGGAAAATGCTTATACTATGAACAAATTGGGGGTGCAAAGAAAGCAGTTTCTATAGACCCGGAGCTTCTAACTGGCATTGACAAGTTTGAGATCAGAAATGACCTAGTCGATTGCCATGTCGACATTTGTGCCCCTCAGGTACCACTAATATTCCaggaaaattttgattATCAAGAACTACGTAATGACTTTGTCCGTGGAATATTGGCATCAGATATTTTACAAAAAACCGTTTACGCACACATCACTAACCAATACGCCGCAAGGGTTGAGAGTTGGTCCACATATCATGCAATATCTCAGGATATTATGGAGCGCTGGACTTACCCTGTGGCCCCAGAGTCAAACGTAATTGATGGAACTTCCTACATTCACGTGGGTGAACACAtctacaaagaaaatgatgTAATACTGGCACAGACATCTAGGCTACAGCGGTGCGTAGTCATTGGCGGAGGCTCATTTGTTGGAGCCGAGACGAATATTGTCTGTTCCTGTGTCGGAAAAAATGTTCGTATCGGTGAAGGTGTCCAACTGAAGAACTCGTATATTTGGGATGATGTCGTTTTAGAAAATGGCGTAGAAGCCACCGGGGCAGTAGTAGCTTCTGGGGCAATAATCCGTGCTGGAGCCAAGCTTCTTCCTGGAGCAATTGTTGGATTCAATGAAGAAGTACCTGCCGGTGCTGAAGTGGCAGCATCTGAATCTAAGATGCCACAATTAAAATTCTCCGAATCTGCGGCCCACGACGACGGTCTTTTTGATCTCTCAGACACTTCAATTACTTCGTTACCAGGTACCGGGTCTCGTCGTAAGGGTAGAACGTTATCTACAACTAGTTACTACTCGGAATTTGACAGTGATGCCGATGGTCTCagagatgaagatgattttgacaaaGAAGCCATGGCCACAGTGACCAGATCAATGGAGAACAACCATGATCTAGATACCGCATTACTAGAGCTCAATACTCTCCGTATGTCTATGAATGTTTCCTATCATGAGCTAAGACTGGCTACTACAAAGGCTTTACTGGCAAGAATCGAACATTTTGTTGCTACGCAGACTCTATCTTTGACGGAGGCAACCAACAAGATCTTTAGAAAATGGGGCCTGCTATTCCGCAGACAAGTgtttgaaactgaagagcAAATCGATCTTCTGAATGTCTTGCAACAACAATGCCTTGAATTGGAGAACAGATCTGACGCAGCCAGTATCTTGATGCGAGCTCTATATATCCTCTACGACGAGGATATTGTAGAAGAAGATCAGATCTATGCTTGGTGGGATGCTCCAGAATCAAACGCAAGCGAAGAGCTAATAGAAGTAAAAGCCCCTGCTGGCAAATGGGTCCAGTGGTTACGCGAGgctgaagaggaaagtGATTAA
- a CDS encoding Putative nucleotide sugar transporter has product MALTHLFPANSNPIVFSILAWYLFSLSISLYNKWMFGPDLGFEFPVIITSLHQMVLFILSGSCLLLTPQFRLAHDSKLSYSMPWQMYVRTILPCALASAADIGAGNSSFRFITLSLYTMVKSSSLVFVLLWGVAFKLETLSTRLVLIVAIMTGGVVMMVYGHDSKDGDNRPTHIFIGCSLVLISAVMSGLRWALTQLLLKRHSHTQNPILTIFYLSPAMSIALFITGGFLEGFGSFAASKVWDIKGVPVTLCLLVIPGILAFLMTLSEFILLSYASLLTLSIAGIFKELLTILLGHLVFGDSLSLINGVGLLITLLDILWYNYYRLTESSTVPTLTDVELEEVNE; this is encoded by the coding sequence ATGGCCTTAACACATTTGTTTCCTGCCAACAGCAACCCCATAGTTTTTTCTATCTTAGCATGGTACCTCTTTTCATTGTCAATCTCACTATATAACAAGTGGATGTTTGGGCCCGACCTTGGATTTGAATTTCCAGTCATCATAACAAGTTTGCACCAGATGGTCCTGTTTATTCTCAGTGGGTCATGCCTCTTATTAACACCACAATTTCGTCTGGCTCATGACTCCAAACTGTCATATTCCATGCCCTGGCAAATGTACGTTCGTACTATCCTGCCTTGTGCATTAGCCTCAGCAGCTGATATTGGCGCAGGTAACTCTTCGTTTCGATTTATCACCCTCTCATTGTACACCATGGTCAAGTCTTCGAGTTTAGTTTTTGTGCTCCTCTGGGGAGTAGctttcaagcttgaaaCCCTTTCGACCAGATTGGTGCTTATTGTGGCAATTATGACAGGTGGGGTGGTGATGATGGTCTATGGCcatgattccaaagatggTGACAACAGACCTACCCATATCTTCATTGGATGTTCTTTAGTCCTGATTTCTGCTGTTATGTCCGGATTGCGTTGGGCCTTAACTCAATTATTACTCAAAAGACATTCCCATACCCAGAATCCGATATTAACCATATTCTACTTATCTCCTGCTATGAGCATTGCTTTGTTCATTACGGGAGGATTTCTGGAAGGGTTTGGTTCGTTTGCTGCTTCAAAAGTCTGGGATATCAAGGGTGTGCCAGTCACGCTTTGTCTCCTAGTGATTCCAGGCATCTTAGCATTTTTGATGACTTTAAGTGAGTTTATCTTACTAAGTTATGCCTCTCTGTTGACTCTGTCAATTGCAGGGATCTTTAAGGAACTACTCACGATACTCTTAGGTCACCTGGTCTTTGGCGATTCACTCAGTCTGATCAACGGAGTCGGCCTACTGATTACGCTACTTGACATATTGTGGTACAATTATTACAGATTGACTGAGAGTTCAACAGTACCCACTCTTACAGATGTGGAACTGGAAGAGGTAAACGAATGA
- a CDS encoding Transcription factor has translation MSSIFISFFKLVQLRFRYYWNVLASFFPLLTLLSDGLNHVLPPTRKISSDSEESHELDDKKSLFPESQQRITQIKVFKNVHPCSLTFNTKLVPFKNSNGEMEWKFVEDNESAEKSPSLMEDGLSESLSPFMADSTQDSDVHLMFGTPFLVKEEQQQHKQEQQQLQEQEQEHQHQQHQQNLPSSSNSKDGSQDHSSLAESSKELNIHKRNRRKRVSSVVTSVTNGETYYHCSECPSKFKFRGYLTRHSKKHSQRKAYHCPFYESGHGKCSLGEGFSRRDTYKVHLKAMHFKYPKGVKCADRTGMMGWCGSCGQSFQNNEIWVERHIEKGVCRGLPEGYSSRIMTRNRKKTGKQSSLLNVANNGVNENPMLKLVMDGEVVSAPKLEDVTHLLGESGSTNTWTENSENASRTSSIHDLSDHSSASDSLSGHTSGESLAGSTNDSSSQSLDEAINPIGHPVDRSLFAHPNSNGEMFGRSWTARESSLHSVVDPFGGQVQAQVQAQIYMKSQADSQVSQSDSQKQVNFQTNFQQIPQNFENSVPLAMPIGDDDFPALDGENAYIALLQQHRQLPDSRPERAKPAHLGQDPLFHPNMHVSWLSQPDLTF, from the coding sequence ATGTCAAGTATTTTCATaagtttcttcaaacttgtgCAACTGCGGTTTCGATATTACTGGAATGTGCTAGCGTCTTTTTTCCCCTTACTCACTTTACTGTCTGATGGGCTAAATCATGTGTTGCCACCTACCAGAAAAATCTCGTCAGACAGTGAGGAATCACACGAGTTGGATGACAAAAAATCTTTATTTCCAGAAAGTCAACAACGTATCACCCAAATAAAGGTTTTCAAGAACGTTCATCCATGTTCCTTGACTTTCAACACCAAGTTAGTTcccttcaaaaactcaaacGGAGAAATGGAATGGAAATTTGTTGAGGATAACGAAAGTGCAGAGAAGTCTCCCAGTTTGATGGAGGATGGTTTAAGTGAGTCGTTATCGCCATTTATGGCCGATAGTACTCAGGACTCTGATGTTCACCTAATGTTTGGCACCCCGTTTTTAGttaaagaagaacaacaacaacacaaacaagaacaacaacaactaCAGGAACAAGAGCAAGAACACCAGCATCAGcaacatcaacaaaacCTTCCAAGCTCAAGTAATTCGAAGGATGGTAGTCAGGATCACAGTTCTTTGGCCGAATCGTCCAAGGAGCTTAACATTCATAAAAGGAACAGAAGAAAGCGTGTCTCTAGTGTAGTGACTTCAGTTACCAATGGAGAAACCTACTACCATTGCTCCGAATGTCCTTCTAAATTTAAGTTTCGTGGATACTTAACGCGGCATTCCAAGAAGCATTCACAACGTAAGGCTTATCATTGTCCTTTCTATGAATCAGGCCATGGCAAATGCAGTTTAGGTGAGGGTTTTTCCAGACGTGATACCTACAAGGTACATTTGAAAGCTATGCACTTCAAGTACCCTAAAGGTGTGAAATGCGCTGATCGAACTGGTATGATGGGGTGGTGTGGATCATGTGGTCAGAGCTTTCAGAACAATGAAATCTGGGTTGAGAGGCATATCGAGAAGGGTGTCTGTCGAGGTCTTCCAGAAGGTTACAGTAGTCGTATCATGACACGAAATCGAAAGAAAACAGGAAAGCAGTCATCTCTATTGAATGTCGCTAACAACGGTGTCAACGAAAATCCAATGCTCAAACTAGTTATGGATGGAGAAGTAGTTTCAGCCCCCAAGTTGGAGGATGTGACACATCTACTTGGTGAGTCTGGCTCCACGAACACATGGACTGAAAACTCAGAAAATGCAAGCCGAACTTCTTCGATACACGACTTAAGTGATCACTCCTCTGCTAGTGACTCTTTAAGCGGACATACGAGTGGGGAATCGCTTGCAGGCTCAACTAACGATTCTAGCTCTCAGTCTTTAGATGAAGCGATAAATCCCATTGGACACCCAGTGGATCGGTCGTTATTCGCCCATCCAAATTCCAATGGGGAAATGTTTGGGAGGTCTTGGACGGCAAGAGAGTCAAGTTTGCACTCAGTTGTTGATCCTTTTGGTGGACAGGTGCAAGCACAGGTGCAGGCACAGATTTACATGAAGTCCCAGGCAGATTCACAGGTGTCTCAGAGCGACTCCCAGAAACAGGTAAACTTTCAAACTAACTTTCAGCAGATTCCCCAAAACTTTGAGAATTCTGTACCACTAGCTATGCCAATAGGCGATGATGATTTTCCTGCATTGGATGGAGAAAATGCGTATATTGCCCTATTACAACAACATCGGCAGCTCCCTGATTCAAGGCCAGAGCGCGCCAAGCCTGCTCACTTAGGCCAAGATCCATTATTTCATCCAAACATGCATGTTTCGTGGCTTAGCCAACCTGATCTTACATTTTAG
- a CDS encoding Putative GPI-anchored aspartic protease, translated as MYQALLVLSLICFSSANFVKLRSNAGMFYDTMAGVPRSDEEFWLRLDINQGLSWTLDSSYYSCNGSNVSSSLCFNSAQNVYDASNSPTADFVDVYANTTVNNTDEASAERVNLTNNLFADGVYMEDNFYVTLNNGARMTATDLKFLNAHNSSAAVGSLALGSYTSQDVPTFLQRLQSGGLIESNSFSLALNEIDSSYGELYLGTINSTKYVEPLVEFDFIPVSDPNGVFGFDWEDTFPTVPISGLSMSSNDKQRTVFFPNEWNNTVLTGTYPLPMMLDSRNIFIHLPFSSIIHIAVQLNALYLDTLHKWAVNCSVGQLDATLNFHMGNLTVHAPIKELIYPAYQGDKRLSFANGEDVCILAMAPDVYIGYPLLGTPFLRNAVVAVNHDSKKVAVANLNRDSIPPASNVSVSESMGVYVPPPVSTSRTSERPSTLDETSTANFDKREESAISSSSVTNSSSRNSSTITSSGTQTEQTSGIATIETDSIPGALGNNLTDYSTLTLTIYTNSEVDELNPNIATAFISNGSIYSEPYPFSGTAVAESFSASPSQAEGSNSSSSGSSLVLCFFTSLASLLTVSCLLL; from the coding sequence ATGTACCAGGCGTTGTTGGTTTTGTCTCTGATATGCTTTTCGTCGGCTAATTTTGTTAAGCTGCGAAGCAACGCTGGTATGTTTTATGATACTATGGCTGGAGTTCCACGTtcagatgaagagttcTGGTTGCGTTTGGATATTAACCAAGGTCTCTCTTGGACTCTGGATAGTAGCTACTACTCCTGTAATGGCTCAAATGTTTCGTCTTCCCTGTGTTTCAATTCTGCTCAAAACGTTTACGATGCTTCCAATAGTCCAACTGCAGATTTCGTTGATGTCTACGCAAACACAACTGTAAACAATACAGATGAGGCATCGGCCGAGAGAGTAAATCTTACAAACAACTTATTTGCTGATGGCGTTTATATGGAAGACAATTTTTACGTCACATTGAATAATGGAGCAAGAATGACTGCTACAgatctgaaatttttgaatgcCCACAATAGTAGCGCCGCTGTGGGGTCTTTGGCGTTGGGGAGTTACACCTCACAGGACGTGCCAACTTTCTTACAAAGACTCCAAAGCGGTGGTCTTATTGAATCCAACTCGTTTTCATTGGCATTAAACGAAATCGATTCTTCATATGGAGAGCTCTATTTGGGGACAATAAACTCTACCAAGTATGTCGAGCCTCTGGTAGAATTCGATTTTATTCCGGTGTCAGATCCCAATGGAGTTTTTGGATTCGATTGGGAAGATACATTCCCTACAGTTCCGATCAGCGGATTAAGCATGTCTTCGAATGACAAACAGAGAACTGTCTTTTTCCCCAATGAGTGGAACAACACGGTCTTAACGGGAACATACCCACTTCCAATGATGTTAGATTCAAGAAACATCTTTATCCATCttccattctcttcaatcaTACATATAGCAGTGCAGCTTAATGCACTGTATCTTGATACACTTCATAAATGGGCCGTGAACTGTTCTGTTGGTCAACTGGACGCAACTTTAAACTTTCACATGGGTAACCTTACCGTTCATGCTCCTATCAAGGAGTTGATTTATCCAGCATACCAAGGAGACAAAAGGCTGAGCTTTGCTAATGGAGAAGATGTTTGTATTCTTGCCATGGCTCCTGATGTTTACATTGGTTATCCACTGCTAGGAACCCCCTTTTTAAGGAATGCAGTGGTTGCCGTTAATCATGATTCAAAAAAGGTCGCCGTTGCCAATCTTAATAGAGATAGCATTCCTCCCGCTTCGAACGTTTCTGTTTCGGAATCAATGGGAGTTTATGTTCCTCCACCTGtttcaacttcaagaaCATCGGAGAGACCGTCCACACTAGATGAGACTAGTACAGCCAATTTTGACAAAAGGGAAGAGTCTGCAATATCATCAAGTTCAGTCACTAACAGCTCGTCTAGAAATTCTTCAACCATAACTTCTTCAGGAACTCAAACCGAGCAAACATCAGGCATAGCTACCATCGAAACAGATAGCATACCAGGAGCTCTAGGGAATAATTTAACTGATTATTCAACGCTGACTCTAACAATATACACCAATTCCGAAGTGGACGAACTCAATCCTAACATAGCAACAGCATTCATTTCCAATGGTTCTATTTATTCAGAGCCTTACCCCTTTTCCGGAACTGCAGTTGCTGAATCATTCAGTGCATCACCTTCACAGGCTGAAGGATCGAACTCATCGTCCTCAGGATCTTCTTTAGTTTTGTGTTTCTTTACATCATTGGCCAGTCTGTTGACTGTGAGCTGTCTACTACTGTAA
- a CDS encoding Component of the septin ring of the mother-bud neck that is required for cytokinesis: MNTFTSISPEEMRRRKMVKRGLDLSIMVCGVRGTGKSSFINTLCGQQVIEPTSETPADNNVSFKTYKAEITEINSTPINLEIVTTPGFGDKINNEESSLEVLKYLEAQYDTILDEECRVERNTKAKDKRIHVVFYLIRPTGKPLRELDLEFMKMVGTRANVIPLLSKADLLTEEELQLNKQLVMDDIKDHNIPIYDFTLSYDSVADSDYYNEGLEIQKMLPFAVIGGNNVEIINGQKFHTRDYPWGTVRVEDPDHCDFLPLRNILFGSYLQDFKDSTHSVLYEKYRTERLAGTKSKDLTFKSDALFDSVKRESASQHLDISVT; the protein is encoded by the coding sequence ATGAACACCTTCACTTCGATCTCCCCTGAGGAGATGCGACGTCGTAAAATGGTCAAGAGAGGTTTGGACCTCTCTATTATGGTCTGCGGTGTTAGAGGAACTGGGAAATCAAGTTTCATCAACACACTGTGCGGTCAGCAGGTTATAGAGCCTACTTCTGAAACTCCAGCGGATAATAATGTTTCGTTCAAAACATATAAAGCTGAAATTACTGAAATCAACTCCACTCCGATCAATCTGGAGATTGTCACAACACCAGGGTTTGGGGATAAGATTAACAACGAAGAAAGTTCATTAGAGGTTTTAAAATATTTGGAGGCACAATACGACACCATCTTAGATGAAGAATGCCGCGTTGAGCGAAATACAAAGGCAAAAGATAAAAGAATCCATGTGGTCTTTTATCTTATTAGACCCACAGGAAAACCACTTAGAGAGCTTGATTTAGAATTCATGAAAATGGTCGGGACCAGGGCAAATGTGATTCCTTTGTTGTCCAAAGCAGATTTACTAACCGAGGAGGAACTCCAACTTAACAAACAACTGGTGATGGACGATATCAAGGATCACAATATTCCCATCTACGATTTCACACTGAGCTATGACTCTGTTGCTGACTCAGACTATTACAATGAAGGGTTGGAAATTCAGAAGATGCTTCCGTTTGCTGTGATTGGTGGTAATAACGTGGAAATCATCAATGGTCAAAAATTTCATACTCGAGATTACCCTTGGGGAACTGTTAGGGTGGAGGATCCTGACCACTGTGACTTTCTACCATTGCGCAATATTTTGTTTGGCTCTTACTTACAAGATTTCAAGGATTCCACTCATTCGGTTCTTTACGAAAAATACAGAACAGAGAGACTGGCTGGAACTAAATCAAAGGATTTAACATTTAAATCCGATGCCCTATTTGACAGTGTTAAACGTGAAAGTGCATCTCAGCACTTAGATATTTCAGTAACCTAG